A single region of the Marinibacterium anthonyi genome encodes:
- the wcaJ gene encoding UDP-glucose:undecaprenyl-phosphate glucose-1-phosphate transferase yields the protein MTPAKRLLDLFFAVLLVVLLGPIMLGLLIWLWIRQGWPIFYVAERMKTPDQPFMLWKLRTMTVVEEDAGVSGGDKAARVTPEGAFLRARRLDEVPQLWNIIRGDLSFVGPRPPLREYVERFPEIYGRVLKSRPGVTGLATIVYHKHETALLERCATPEETDAVYVRNCVPRKARLDLIYQKNRTIWTDFDIVFQTIGNLIRRGK from the coding sequence ATGACACCTGCCAAGCGCCTGCTCGATCTGTTCTTCGCCGTCCTGCTTGTCGTGCTTCTGGGCCCGATCATGCTGGGGCTGCTGATCTGGCTCTGGATCAGGCAGGGCTGGCCGATCTTCTATGTTGCCGAGCGGATGAAGACCCCGGACCAGCCCTTCATGCTGTGGAAACTGCGCACCATGACCGTGGTTGAGGAGGATGCCGGGGTCTCGGGCGGGGACAAGGCGGCCCGGGTCACCCCCGAAGGCGCCTTCCTGCGGGCCAGGCGGCTGGATGAGGTCCCGCAGCTGTGGAACATCATCCGGGGCGATCTAAGCTTCGTGGGTCCGCGCCCACCCTTGCGTGAATATGTCGAACGCTTTCCCGAGATCTACGGTCGGGTGCTGAAGTCGCGCCCCGGGGTCACGGGGCTGGCGACCATTGTCTATCACAAGCACGAAACCGCCCTGCTGGAACGCTGCGCCACGCCCGAGGAGACGGACGCCGTATACGTGCGCAACTGCGTGCCCCGCAAGGCGCGGCTGGACCTGATCTACCAGAAGAACCGCACGATTTGGACGGATTTCGACATCGTCTTCCAAACCATCGGCAACCTGATTCGGCGCGGGAAGTAG
- a CDS encoding Transposase, IS30 family: protein MGAVYTQLSIEERRRIERWRHAKVPVREMARVLKRSKATIHRELKRNFFSDECMPKCDGYYGAAAHLMAADRRARQRKLIRHPVLLCAVIERLKNGWTPEQIGNRMIHEGARPRVCQETIYRYVYSKEGMAQELWWYLPNHRKVRRPRYARKRQPPKFDRDVSILFRPDDVAHRRQFGHWEGDLMLFKQDLGHTNVTSLVERVSRFTVLLKNPDKRTKPVMGKIMKALQDLPHLARKSITFDRGTEFVSWPHLQAEIGTQTWFCDPSSPWQKGTVENTNRRVRRWLPRKRDINKMTDHELKKLCDQLNNTPRKCLSWKTPAEVFREKMMEEIGQRPYPRR, encoded by the coding sequence ATGGGAGCCGTCTATACGCAACTGAGCATCGAAGAACGTCGTAGAATCGAACGTTGGCGGCATGCAAAAGTCCCTGTTCGAGAGATGGCACGGGTTCTGAAGCGCTCGAAAGCGACCATTCATCGGGAGTTGAAACGGAACTTCTTCTCCGACGAATGCATGCCGAAGTGTGATGGCTATTATGGCGCGGCGGCACACCTCATGGCAGCTGATCGACGTGCGCGGCAACGCAAGCTGATCCGTCATCCGGTTCTTCTTTGCGCCGTGATCGAACGGCTCAAGAATGGATGGACGCCCGAGCAGATCGGGAACCGCATGATCCATGAAGGCGCCCGCCCGCGCGTGTGCCAGGAGACGATTTACCGTTACGTCTATTCGAAGGAAGGCATGGCTCAGGAGCTCTGGTGGTATCTCCCGAACCATCGCAAGGTCCGCCGGCCCAGATATGCGCGCAAGAGACAGCCACCGAAATTCGACCGCGATGTCAGTATTCTGTTCCGCCCTGACGATGTCGCGCATCGACGCCAGTTCGGACACTGGGAAGGCGATTTGATGCTCTTCAAACAGGATCTTGGCCATACCAATGTAACGTCTCTTGTCGAAAGGGTCAGCCGGTTCACCGTTCTTCTGAAGAACCCCGACAAGCGCACCAAGCCAGTCATGGGCAAGATCATGAAGGCGCTGCAGGACCTGCCCCATCTGGCCCGAAAATCGATTACCTTCGATCGCGGAACCGAGTTTGTAAGTTGGCCGCATCTACAGGCCGAGATCGGCACGCAGACCTGGTTTTGCGACCCCTCATCACCCTGGCAGAAAGGCACGGTCGAAAACACCAATCGACGTGTCCGCAGATGGCTGCCTCGCAAACGCGACATCAACAAGATGACTGACCACGAGCTGAAGAAGCTCTGCGATCAGCTCAATAACACGCCTCGCAAATGCCTCAGCTGGAAGACCCCGGCCGAGGTCTTCCGCGAAAAAATGATGGAGGAGATCGGCCAACGCCCCTACCCTCGCAGGTAA
- a CDS encoding Integrase core domain protein yields MGWVLMSERDLNRVEVLSQVDDGRLTVEDGAVMLALSRRQVFRLLKRLRSDGVASIRHKARGRRPNNRICDARRALALSLIRESYADFGPTLAAEMLDARHGLKVSRETLRKWMQDDGLWLSRKQRRRFHQPRLRRECHGELIQIDGSDHRWFEDRGPACTLLVFIDDATSTLMHLGFVRSESTFSYFGALERYLEAHGRPVAFYSDKHTVFRVAQQGAKSGHGMTQFGRALNELNIEILCANSSQAKGRVERANRTLQDRLVKELRLAGISDMHAGNAFLPAFMARYNARFAKAPRRPANLHRALNVEPDRLRDILCLRDERHVDGNLTLRYDHKRITLTETEVSRGLAGKYVDTFAYPDGRLELRWKGITLPYTAFDRDQRVTHAAITENKRLGAVLEFIKEEQAKAAPKRQRAGKQRTKYEPNGRRNLEGWNSKLARRAKARAAGQVSDI; encoded by the coding sequence ATGGGATGGGTGCTGATGAGCGAGCGCGATCTCAATCGAGTGGAAGTTCTGTCGCAGGTCGATGATGGCCGCCTGACAGTCGAGGACGGCGCAGTAATGCTCGCCCTGTCGCGGCGGCAGGTCTTCCGGTTGTTGAAGCGGCTTCGGTCCGATGGTGTCGCATCCATCCGCCACAAGGCGCGCGGGAGACGCCCCAACAACCGCATCTGCGATGCCCGGCGTGCGCTGGCGTTGTCTCTGATCCGGGAGAGCTACGCCGATTTCGGACCGACGCTCGCGGCCGAGATGCTCGACGCGCGGCATGGCCTGAAGGTGTCGCGGGAGACCCTGCGCAAATGGATGCAGGACGACGGGCTGTGGCTCTCTCGCAAGCAACGGCGCAGATTTCACCAGCCTCGCCTGCGTCGCGAGTGTCACGGCGAGCTGATCCAGATCGACGGCTCGGATCATCGCTGGTTCGAGGACCGCGGCCCGGCCTGTACACTGCTGGTCTTCATCGACGACGCGACCAGCACACTGATGCATCTCGGGTTCGTGAGGTCGGAGAGCACGTTCAGCTATTTTGGCGCGCTGGAGCGCTACCTGGAGGCGCATGGCCGCCCTGTCGCTTTCTACTCGGACAAGCACACGGTGTTTCGGGTCGCCCAGCAAGGTGCGAAGTCCGGGCACGGCATGACCCAGTTCGGACGGGCATTGAACGAACTGAACATCGAGATCCTTTGCGCGAACTCCTCGCAGGCGAAGGGCCGTGTCGAGCGCGCGAACCGGACGCTTCAGGACCGGCTGGTGAAGGAGCTGCGGCTGGCGGGGATCTCTGACATGCACGCCGGGAATGCGTTTCTGCCGGCGTTCATGGCGCGCTACAACGCGCGCTTCGCCAAAGCGCCCCGGCGACCCGCCAACCTGCACCGGGCGCTGAATGTCGAGCCGGATCGGTTGCGCGACATCCTGTGCCTGCGCGACGAGCGCCATGTCGATGGCAACCTGACTCTACGCTATGACCACAAGCGCATCACCCTGACCGAGACGGAGGTGAGCCGGGGCCTGGCCGGCAAGTATGTCGATACATTCGCGTATCCGGACGGACGACTGGAGTTACGCTGGAAAGGGATCACCCTGCCATACACCGCCTTCGACCGCGACCAGCGGGTCACGCACGCGGCAATCACCGAGAACAAGCGCCTCGGCGCGGTCCTGGAGTTCATCAAGGAGGAGCAGGCCAAGGCCGCCCCGAAGCGGCAGCGGGCTGGCAAGCAACGGACCAAGTACGAGCCGAACGGCCGCCGCAACCTCGAGGGCTGGAACTCGAAACTCGCCCGGCGCGCCAAGGCCCGCGCAGCCGGACAGGTCTCCGATATCTGA
- the tuaD gene encoding UDP-glucose 6-dehydrogenase TuaD, whose translation MKIAMIGTGYVGLVSGVCFSDFGHDVACVDKNPAKIEMLNTGQVPIYEPGLDTLMAKNVEAGRLTFTEDLAAAVDGADAVFIAVGTPTRRGDGHADLTYVMAAAEEIAQALTGYAVIVTKSTVPVGTNRQVRDVVAKASPTADFDVASNPEFLREGAAIDDFMRPDRIVVGVETDRAAQVMAEIYRPLYLRDFSILTTDLESAEMIKYAANAFLATKITFINEIAALCERVGADVKMVSKGMGLDGRIGNKFLHAGPGYGGSCFPKDTRALARIGQDHAQPIQLVETVIKVNDEVRRRMVEKVTDLFDAGVNGRTIAVLGVTFKPNTDDMREAPALTVVPALVGAGAKVRVVDPQGRREGEALLPGVTWMEDAYEAAAGADALVILTEWNEFRALNLERLAETMANPVMADLRNIYDSQTAQRAGFVKYVSVGRTGFDGSVA comes from the coding sequence ATGAAAATCGCAATGATCGGGACAGGTTACGTCGGGCTCGTCTCGGGCGTCTGCTTCTCGGATTTCGGGCATGACGTGGCCTGCGTCGACAAGAACCCGGCCAAGATCGAAATGCTGAACACGGGCCAGGTGCCGATCTACGAACCCGGGCTCGACACGCTGATGGCCAAGAACGTCGAGGCCGGCCGGCTGACCTTCACCGAGGACCTCGCCGCCGCCGTCGACGGGGCCGATGCGGTCTTCATCGCCGTGGGCACGCCGACCCGGCGCGGCGACGGGCATGCCGACCTGACCTACGTGATGGCCGCCGCCGAGGAGATCGCCCAGGCGCTGACCGGCTATGCCGTGATCGTGACGAAATCCACCGTGCCGGTGGGCACCAACCGGCAGGTGCGCGACGTGGTGGCCAAGGCCAGCCCGACGGCCGATTTCGACGTCGCCTCGAACCCCGAATTCCTGCGCGAAGGCGCCGCGATCGACGATTTCATGCGCCCCGACCGGATCGTCGTCGGCGTGGAAACCGACCGCGCGGCCCAGGTCATGGCCGAGATCTACCGCCCGCTCTACCTGCGCGATTTCTCGATCCTGACCACGGACCTGGAAAGCGCCGAGATGATCAAGTACGCCGCCAACGCGTTCCTGGCGACCAAGATCACCTTCATCAACGAGATCGCCGCCCTGTGCGAACGGGTCGGCGCCGATGTGAAGATGGTGTCCAAGGGCATGGGGCTGGACGGGCGGATCGGCAACAAGTTCCTGCATGCGGGCCCCGGATACGGCGGGTCGTGCTTTCCCAAGGACACCCGCGCGCTGGCCCGGATCGGGCAGGACCACGCCCAGCCGATCCAGCTTGTCGAGACCGTCATCAAGGTCAACGACGAGGTCCGCCGCCGCATGGTCGAGAAGGTCACCGACCTGTTCGACGCCGGCGTCAACGGCCGGACCATCGCGGTGCTGGGGGTGACCTTCAAGCCCAACACCGACGACATGCGCGAGGCCCCGGCCCTGACCGTCGTACCCGCCCTGGTGGGCGCCGGTGCCAAGGTCCGCGTGGTCGATCCCCAGGGCCGCCGTGAAGGCGAGGCGCTGCTGCCCGGCGTGACCTGGATGGAGGACGCCTACGAGGCGGCGGCGGGCGCCGATGCGCTGGTCATCCTGACCGAATGGAACGAGTTCCGCGCGCTGAACCTGGAGCGGCTGGCCGAGACAATGGCCAACCCCGTCATGGCCGATCTGCGCAACATCTACGACAGCCAGACGGCCCAACGCGCGGGCTTCGTGAAATACGTCTCGGTCGGGCGCACCGGCTTCGACGGCAGCGTGGCATAG
- a CDS encoding coenzyme F420-reducing hydrogenase subunit beta — MIQEIIDAIAPRLKDRNLDGCLAGLKTAGDAGILANFSCAGTPLSLRLTSSGPGLVSVEQIGGAPLTQDVPTEQALDAVCARLSGMLADGGTQTAFSVTPDKTAPPLSVGVVTLPLGKNYGGNLQAHALLEVLRQMGHKPALVNRRHTPDGFQETEEEAAEDDKRPLFATYSGIARAIPTHSFVETRITPLTRPFRSTEQLRRNIGKYGFDALISGSDQVWRPRFARATLPDQFMAFLPEEDRTTKRISYAASFGTDAWEYDADQAEEARSLLARFDAVSVREDSGVDLCRDHFGVAARHVLDPTMLLRPDQYRTLFTPPRRDEQGRRLLTYILDRNDDKDQMIRTLSEKLDSTAFSIDGLPFEEPDAETGDKSVEGWLASFSDADFVVTDSFHGVAFSIIFNKPFIAYGNPNRGMARFTSILKLLGLEDRLITRARELNVQLMQRPIDWDAVNARLNAEREASVGFLRAALAGGGDGGGRRARTHSIPAAPSLDASSGSSVAENAAAGPLRATTSKPIKTHPLNVLCTGCGVCVSEARGALEMTWSEDGFLVPRAVHDDVPADAVRVCPFNPAPEKAVETEDALAELFLGDAKNSDGRGGRYESTYIGYSNRFRPTSSSGGMATYVFDKLLERGDVDHLFVVRSDGADGYRYAAFGPGEDIVKTSKTRYFPVSMDQLFEIIDRTKGRIAVSGVACFIKAIRLKQHYHPEYRDRIPFLVGTICGGLKSRMYTDFLAQRAGIEGEYSHPQYRVKDPDSDALDYSFAATDAGEQEHQLRMRSVGDMWGTGLFKSRACDFCTDVLTELADISLGDAWLQDYKGDGLGNSVVITRSPLAEAIVRDGIAAGELTLEEVPMRRIVQSQSGGVNHKHKGLKFRAWMAEYFTDQPVPALRERLFENLSIPDALVQLNRERTRSKSLRYWKEVPDVETFNRRMRPALKSLRSAMASRKDDSTTPLSALMEARRLEAVRRAVPSGRGGGVMMRWLLQKARGRQTGFGLMRAAVLESRTIRVREAGDGV, encoded by the coding sequence GTGATTCAAGAGATTATAGATGCGATCGCGCCTAGGTTGAAGGACCGGAATCTTGATGGTTGCCTGGCCGGATTGAAGACGGCGGGCGACGCCGGAATCCTGGCGAATTTCTCATGTGCGGGAACTCCTCTCTCCCTTCGGCTGACCTCTTCGGGGCCCGGGCTTGTCTCGGTCGAGCAGATCGGCGGGGCTCCGCTGACGCAGGACGTGCCGACGGAGCAGGCGCTGGACGCGGTATGCGCGCGGCTGAGCGGGATGCTGGCGGATGGCGGGACGCAGACGGCGTTTTCTGTCACCCCGGACAAGACCGCGCCCCCCCTGTCGGTGGGTGTCGTGACCCTGCCGCTTGGCAAGAATTACGGCGGCAACCTGCAGGCCCATGCGCTGCTGGAAGTCCTGCGCCAGATGGGGCACAAGCCGGCCCTGGTCAACCGGCGACACACGCCGGACGGCTTCCAGGAAACCGAGGAGGAGGCGGCGGAGGACGACAAGCGCCCCCTGTTCGCGACCTACAGCGGGATTGCCCGGGCCATCCCCACCCATTCCTTCGTCGAGACCCGCATCACCCCGCTGACCCGGCCGTTCAGGTCGACGGAGCAGCTGCGGCGCAATATCGGCAAATACGGCTTCGACGCGCTGATCAGCGGCAGCGACCAGGTCTGGCGCCCGCGGTTTGCCCGGGCCACCCTGCCCGACCAGTTCATGGCCTTCCTGCCCGAGGAGGACCGCACGACGAAACGGATCAGCTATGCCGCCTCGTTCGGCACCGATGCCTGGGAATACGACGCGGACCAGGCCGAGGAGGCCCGCAGCCTGCTGGCGCGCTTCGACGCGGTTTCGGTGCGCGAGGACAGCGGCGTGGACCTGTGCCGCGATCACTTCGGCGTCGCGGCGCGGCACGTGCTGGACCCCACCATGCTGCTGCGGCCGGACCAGTACCGGACGCTGTTCACCCCGCCGCGGCGGGACGAACAGGGCAGGCGGCTGCTGACCTACATCCTGGACCGCAACGACGACAAGGACCAGATGATCCGGACCCTGTCGGAGAAGCTGGACAGCACCGCCTTCTCGATCGACGGGCTGCCCTTCGAGGAACCCGACGCGGAGACCGGCGACAAGTCGGTCGAAGGCTGGCTGGCCTCGTTCAGCGATGCCGATTTCGTGGTCACCGATTCCTTCCACGGGGTGGCGTTCTCGATCATCTTCAACAAGCCCTTCATCGCCTACGGCAACCCCAACCGGGGCATGGCGCGGTTCACCTCGATCCTGAAGCTGCTGGGGCTCGAGGACCGGCTGATCACCCGCGCGCGCGAACTGAACGTCCAGCTGATGCAGCGCCCGATCGACTGGGACGCGGTCAACGCGCGGCTGAACGCCGAGCGCGAGGCCTCGGTCGGCTTCCTGCGCGCGGCGCTGGCGGGTGGGGGAGACGGTGGCGGACGTCGGGCAAGGACGCACTCCATCCCGGCGGCTCCGTCCCTGGACGCGTCGTCCGGGTCGTCCGTCGCCGAAAACGCTGCCGCTGGACCGCTGCGCGCCACGACCTCCAAGCCGATCAAGACGCATCCTCTCAACGTGCTTTGCACAGGCTGCGGAGTCTGCGTGTCCGAAGCACGCGGTGCGCTCGAGATGACCTGGAGCGAGGACGGGTTCCTGGTGCCCCGCGCGGTTCACGACGATGTCCCCGCCGACGCGGTGCGGGTTTGTCCGTTCAACCCGGCCCCTGAAAAGGCGGTCGAGACCGAGGACGCCCTGGCCGAGCTCTTCCTGGGGGACGCGAAGAATTCCGATGGCCGGGGCGGTCGCTACGAGAGCACCTATATCGGCTATTCCAACCGCTTCCGGCCGACGTCCTCTTCTGGAGGAATGGCCACCTATGTCTTCGACAAGCTGCTCGAGCGTGGCGATGTCGACCATCTCTTCGTGGTCCGGAGCGATGGGGCCGACGGATACCGCTATGCGGCCTTTGGTCCGGGCGAAGACATCGTGAAGACCTCCAAGACCCGGTATTTTCCGGTGTCGATGGACCAGCTCTTTGAGATCATCGACCGGACCAAAGGCCGCATCGCAGTGTCGGGTGTGGCCTGTTTCATCAAGGCGATCCGGCTCAAGCAGCATTACCACCCCGAGTACCGCGACCGGATCCCCTTCCTGGTCGGCACCATCTGCGGCGGTCTCAAGAGCCGCATGTACACCGATTTCCTGGCCCAGCGGGCAGGAATCGAGGGCGAATACAGCCACCCGCAATACAGGGTAAAGGATCCCGACAGCGACGCGCTCGACTATTCCTTCGCCGCCACCGATGCGGGCGAGCAGGAGCACCAGCTGCGCATGCGCAGCGTTGGCGACATGTGGGGCACGGGGCTCTTCAAGTCGCGGGCCTGCGATTTCTGCACCGACGTGCTGACCGAGCTGGCCGATATCTCTCTAGGGGATGCCTGGCTGCAGGATTACAAGGGCGACGGGCTGGGCAACAGTGTCGTGATCACCCGCAGTCCACTGGCCGAAGCGATCGTGCGCGACGGCATCGCCGCTGGCGAGTTGACGCTCGAAGAGGTGCCGATGCGCCGCATCGTCCAATCCCAGAGTGGTGGGGTGAATCACAAGCACAAGGGTCTGAAGTTCCGCGCCTGGATGGCCGAATATTTCACTGACCAGCCGGTGCCGGCCTTGCGCGAGCGCCTGTTCGAAAATCTGTCGATTCCCGACGCGCTGGTCCAGTTGAATCGTGAACGCACCCGCTCCAAGAGTCTGCGCTACTGGAAGGAGGTCCCGGATGTCGAGACCTTCAATCGCCGTATGCGTCCGGCGCTGAAAAGCCTGCGCTCGGCGATGGCGTCGCGCAAGGACGACAGCACCACACCGCTGTCGGCCCTCATGGAGGCCCGCCGCCTGGAGGCCGTGCGCCGCGCGGTTCCGTCTGGGCGCGGCGGCGGGGTGATGATGCGTTGGCTGCTGCAGAAGGCCCGTGGCCGCCAGACCGGCTTTGGCCTGATGCGCGCGGCGGTCCTGGAATCCCGCACCATTCGTGTTCGCGAAGCGGGCGACGGGGTGTGA
- a CDS encoding Core-2/I-Branching enzyme — translation MIFYNIQHFGDWTWTPWLLRMLADPGNQVLLTYDGSEEDVARVAADVTRDAPALKRLDVERSLPVRWCGPSQVTMQIEALRRALRRDGWEFFVNLSGTCTPLRSQAEIRRTFLDARAEGLNAHITAFAARRPVVLPEEDPEAPVETRKRKRLVLRGNARLLDQFGEPGFFPQGNAHNRVFIRCGEPAEDRRVLEIARPDDDDIAFRQAYFAEFQHYCGRAWYTLHRSVCEALVAFFDSPRFADTERAFLTCFEPDESFLPTILLNGMCVPAEQVSLQNFRTHKGAQRKLDDQTFRDHLVDTPALFSRKVVHARAEDLRAFLEDRVAAR, via the coding sequence ATGATCTTCTACAATATCCAGCACTTCGGCGACTGGACCTGGACACCCTGGCTGCTGCGCATGCTGGCCGATCCCGGCAACCAGGTGCTGCTGACCTACGACGGTTCCGAAGAGGATGTCGCCCGGGTCGCGGCCGATGTCACCCGCGATGCGCCGGCGCTGAAGCGGCTGGATGTCGAACGGTCGCTGCCGGTGCGCTGGTGCGGCCCCAGCCAGGTGACGATGCAGATCGAGGCGCTGCGCCGGGCCCTCCGGCGTGATGGCTGGGAGTTCTTCGTCAACCTCAGCGGCACCTGCACCCCCCTGCGGTCCCAGGCCGAGATCCGCCGGACCTTCCTGGATGCGCGGGCGGAGGGTCTGAACGCCCATATCACCGCCTTCGCCGCCCGCCGGCCGGTGGTGCTGCCCGAGGAAGACCCCGAGGCCCCAGTCGAGACGCGCAAGCGCAAGCGGCTGGTGCTGCGTGGCAATGCCCGGCTGCTGGACCAGTTCGGCGAACCCGGCTTTTTCCCCCAGGGCAATGCGCATAACCGGGTGTTCATCCGCTGCGGCGAACCCGCCGAGGATCGCCGCGTGCTCGAGATCGCGCGTCCCGACGACGACGACATTGCCTTTCGCCAGGCCTATTTCGCCGAATTCCAGCATTACTGCGGCCGGGCCTGGTACACCCTGCACCGGTCCGTCTGCGAGGCGCTGGTCGCGTTCTTCGACAGCCCGCGCTTTGCCGATACCGAACGGGCCTTCCTGACCTGTTTCGAGCCGGACGAAAGCTTTCTGCCGACGATCCTGCTGAACGGGATGTGCGTGCCGGCCGAACAGGTCTCGCTGCAGAATTTCCGCACCCACAAGGGCGCACAGCGCAAGCTCGACGACCAGACCTTCCGCGACCATCTCGTCGACACCCCGGCGCTGTTTTCGCGCAAGGTGGTCCATGCAAGAGCCGAGGATTTGCGCGCGTTCCTGGAGGATCGCGTTGCCGCAAGGTGA
- a CDS encoding Beta-xylosidase produces MKHAAAFLAALSLWPAAAPAQGNAQTNTPTNTGGTLDPIWRNEPVIGIWLSGGQGLIEVPAYLDGTDFPYARRPYPREVPFADRLTVVRLLGGWDKRDLGKGESTDYDTIAQGDLVTRPFGAPTLRTTDLVDLGPLTCDRQAGRCTGQLEWDMPGDGSGGGHLLITADDRLHICATADGTRQIDWFEIGTQYTISVQEVESCPAEGAATGHEIATLTVDPSQLDYHFDLMKRRLDPYVAQGYTDLTLVLDNIPWALPHDPTTGTYGQTAPPSSLAEWSDFVDRLVQALIDDYGAETVADFRFRLGTEQQSERRFSGTPQQYLALYEDTVKAIHAHLPDARIGPFNQAGSSDDPTALTYAFLYDNIADPGDIDFIAHSLYFIPKMQQDVLTNVHMAQRLPDYEALWRALPRAPGTTIEFQEFGVLRNQDGLATGEPGARGAALHVSDIFSMLVAGVDGLWHWQPFERLLVRGLGVDTQVLSGRGWLYLVLEHFAGGQIYPLSHAAPEAPDTEFTAHFIDTDADDLILVSTFNPDQARDSTDPRRVTVEVPKELIPNPDAVTFTQVSLSQDTAVYDRIRADLDREGLLKKDFAAAPGQPAAGIMAMGGARGRRYVAQNWDGYRDAITRSLKKQPVSPDITAGSDTYRFTLDIPAPSVLALVLTAP; encoded by the coding sequence ATGAAACACGCAGCCGCCTTCCTGGCCGCCCTCTCGCTTTGGCCCGCCGCGGCGCCCGCGCAGGGCAATGCGCAAACCAACACGCCAACCAATACGGGCGGAACGCTCGATCCGATCTGGCGCAACGAGCCGGTCATCGGCATCTGGCTGAGCGGCGGACAGGGGCTGATCGAGGTGCCCGCCTACCTGGACGGGACCGACTTTCCCTATGCCCGCCGCCCCTACCCGCGCGAGGTGCCCTTTGCCGACCGGCTGACCGTGGTCCGCCTGCTGGGCGGCTGGGACAAGCGTGACCTGGGCAAGGGCGAAAGCACGGATTACGACACCATCGCGCAGGGCGACCTGGTGACCCGCCCCTTCGGCGCGCCGACCCTGCGCACGACCGACCTGGTGGACCTGGGCCCGCTGACCTGCGACCGCCAGGCGGGGCGCTGCACCGGTCAGCTGGAATGGGACATGCCCGGTGATGGATCGGGGGGCGGTCATCTGCTGATCACCGCCGACGACCGGCTGCATATCTGCGCCACGGCCGACGGCACCCGGCAGATCGACTGGTTCGAGATCGGGACGCAGTACACCATCTCCGTGCAGGAGGTGGAAAGCTGCCCCGCCGAAGGTGCCGCGACAGGCCACGAGATCGCCACCCTGACCGTCGACCCCTCGCAGCTCGACTATCATTTCGACCTGATGAAGCGCCGGCTCGACCCTTATGTCGCCCAGGGCTACACCGACCTGACGCTGGTGCTCGACAATATCCCATGGGCCCTGCCCCACGATCCCACGACCGGCACCTACGGGCAGACCGCGCCGCCCTCCAGCCTTGCGGAATGGTCGGATTTCGTGGACCGGCTGGTGCAGGCGCTGATCGACGATTACGGGGCAGAAACCGTCGCGGATTTCCGCTTTCGGCTGGGCACTGAACAGCAGTCCGAACGACGCTTCTCGGGCACACCCCAACAATACCTTGCGCTTTACGAGGACACGGTGAAGGCCATCCACGCCCATCTGCCCGACGCCCGGATCGGCCCCTTCAACCAGGCCGGCTCCAGCGACGATCCGACCGCGCTGACCTATGCCTTTCTCTATGACAACATCGCCGATCCGGGCGACATCGATTTCATCGCCCATTCGCTCTACTTCATCCCGAAGATGCAGCAGGACGTCCTGACCAATGTCCACATGGCGCAGCGCCTGCCCGATTACGAAGCCCTGTGGCGCGCCCTGCCCCGTGCGCCGGGGACCACGATCGAGTTCCAGGAATTCGGCGTGCTGCGCAACCAGGACGGGCTGGCCACCGGCGAGCCCGGCGCGCGGGGGGCGGCGCTGCACGTGTCCGACATCTTCTCGATGCTGGTGGCGGGGGTGGACGGGCTGTGGCACTGGCAGCCGTTCGAACGGCTCTTGGTGCGGGGTCTGGGCGTCGACACCCAGGTCCTGTCGGGGCGCGGCTGGCTCTACCTGGTGCTGGAACACTTTGCCGGCGGGCAGATCTATCCCCTGTCCCACGCCGCGCCCGAGGCCCCCGACACGGAATTCACCGCGCATTTCATCGACACCGACGCCGACGACCTGATCCTGGTCAGCACCTTCAACCCGGACCAGGCCCGGGATTCGACCGATCCGCGGCGCGTCACGGTCGAGGTCCCCAAAGAGCTGATCCCGAACCCCGACGCGGTGACCTTCACGCAGGTCTCGCTGTCGCAGGACACGGCGGTCTATGACCGCATCCGCGCGGATCTCGACCGCGAGGGGCTGCTGAAGAAGGACTTTGCCGCCGCGCCCGGCCAGCCGGCCGCCGGGATCATGGCCATGGGCGGCGCCAGGGGGCGCCGCTACGTGGCGCAGAACTGGGACGGCTACCGGGACGCGATCACGCGGTCGCTGAAGAAACAGCCGGTGTCACCCGACATCACCGCCGGGTCGGACACCTATCGCTTCACGCTCGACATCCCGGCGCCGTCGGTCCTGGCGCTGGTGCTCACGGCGCCATGA